Proteins co-encoded in one Gadus morhua chromosome 6, gadMor3.0, whole genome shotgun sequence genomic window:
- the si:ch211-225b11.4 gene encoding thyroid adenoma-associated protein homolog isoform X1 — MLSFEDLKAAIVDLIDTEDNPLGDVSMTLKSIINQLSEGSRHTVKRCKERCLEDAFQLLKKIPDAHLSSLEEEQLLLLVRLLLSMQLEMVNSSIACRKLDKILQHLAKVNHQLVLRETSQCLHDIVHRDQILSIDDLQIACMFLEDSRIGRDVWRETFPDLLDKLSRLFPVVMEQEGLRNGTFCYAAVKVCLQMFQLLPGEVAPLVWEPNPAGPRLQSILQALVDVILGQRSNRDTRLLAGTTVSMLINTAPDSRAGGAAAGSLLRISGSEPWLLTVGVLTVQCGSPGRGGPERRDGVERLAVARGLLMCCRPDILLSPSTDGCLLLADVFPLVCTLCQEKLDCHHYVFEVLALWLKKVKDCLPAIWELTGVRLLPDGSSLQQRLIQVMWNNAESPVEGVSEDVRVAFRLLLELYERDCQRFGDTTKKLSLSLLQRVTQLPWEARAKYPLLCALIPHLGAAVVLEHYPELPNHLLKCLSTNHLSPCASELHKCLVLQQRRDLCTASPDAPPTELELANQWARPWLPVLLEALSSESTLLQTNASTHLLPATLQAFPSAVHPLLAALQPDTPQNLHAWARVLAVHRASTGGSPWTLQGASGPRRLRLALGSADHRVRMAALDLLCCSPRSKDPPGPLELSAMRAFVPQNLNGESSTFRQHFQTGMRRFLVRIRDSCLQSLRAPRGKEAPQGGALDGGGVLEQGVDFVEWLSLLCYSYLAQGHSFQRKKTALLLLSALLETCTDTWSPERKKGQPPVCVSALINWARQREQWDFFCRAKLLTLIGCLEDSTNEVRELSGGLLLRYFPAAWPEDVAALLRGRSRLLLCSPRVPQAQTGALMTKVLLHKCPDVQQLWTDHSAGHRGTSGVVQDLVRELERHYLTAKEDVLLGARSTPLHGALSTLERCLLEAPGRLGDMLDHGVVVELLGLLENISLLLLGVLYGAQESPPQENGDAPPSFCDMGNALNTLIAQASPGGGAGEEEEEDSILLTEEHGLILTCCWVTLKGVGIFLGLLVERLLAEGKPEACLLTTEDLKRGSKVFKNILLKCRHWGAVEGCGAGFTRFCAALLTSWDPEWRDIPEHMLRQGLQVVRSPRPSSVTRRGAGLPMLLLCVASAEEANRSRPLLSLSVGTLLDTARDPLPAHWDQTLDLPQVCAVHTLQALVRGSLLGGAMLQYASDVAVLSLTLLRSPCWAMRNAALQLYSSLCSRVLGQRPGGARDGPVQHGASAPAFFLQHGALQPFLLGELRAAAGDLRGAGARLRLQPSLYPILTLLAQLQPGGPAPTRDLSGFLEPLLQLAASPVHSVRTMAAKALVATASPAEHGALLLQLSARLPVRPARCCHNRLHGQLLQTRALLDAALSSARYGSCELGEVLSRIEASYWLAGAAQRCPLVRAAYLAVVSTLRAQCSPAFLHQLSGSLLQELSQPQPRLQVGSLFYHQTAAHFLCVDPAWAGQMWQGFPSASPDLKLSLVTWVAEGRGLSTGNLQLVVLRVLQANLKEALLSDYVEYRRSYLAALVAGMTPGAWPSPAPQADPVQEAELQQSLELLLGDLEAQRGGPELLSQALCAASVLLARRPQDPTSRRWCSLLEGYCSPGAPEVLRLACAKALCLAGNPLMSPAGTVDPDISPRYQAGTVDPDISPRLINTGLYLLQDQNQQVRVTAARFASTLRHLSTGGAGGGGGAGGGGAGGGAAGQSSLHLMQVNQEVPFVLDFLLESCWERPATLGVLLGHLPEPDLPSVLREAQENRCSSLYEQDEANVFAEPSVMAAFLLPPLLHMAEKYPACPALAERLRAWASRAAPRVLEDLAACRALRPGHALDAAWLAVLTHSRFHGALCGLLGRAALLLRLLQTTSDLRPLADPLTLQRDVQDLLCLMGQNGLHFPSAFREAVA; from the exons ATGTTGTCGTTTGAAGATCTGAAGGCAGCTATTGTTGACTTAATTGACACAGAAGATAACCCGCTAGGGGATGTCAGCATGACACTCAAGTCCATTATCAACCAACTGTCCGAGGGATCCAG ACATACTGTAAAAAGATGCAAGGAGCGCTGCTTAGAAGATGCTTTCCAGTTGCTGAAGAAGATCCCAGATGCGCATCTCTCTTCTTTAGAAGAGGAGCAGCTCCTGCTGCTGGTCAGGCTCCTCCTTTCCATGCAATTAGAAATGGTCAACAGCTCCATAGCTTGTCGCAAACTGGACAAG ATTTTGCAGCATCTGGCAAAAGTGAACCACCAGCTGGTTTTAAGAGAAACCTCTCAGTGTTTGCATGACATTGTCCATAGGGACCAG ATATTGTCCATTGATGATTTGCAGATAG CCTGTATGTTCCTGGAGGACAGCAGGATTGGCAGAGATGTGTGGAGGGAGACCTTTCCGGACCTTCTGGATAAGTTGTCACGGCTGTTCCCTGTTGTAATGGAGCAGGAAGGCTTAAGAAATGGGACATTTTGTTATGCTGCTGTAAAG GTGTGTCTGCAGATGTTCCAGCTGTTGCCCGGGGAAGTGGCCCCGCTGGTGTGGGAGCCAAACCCTGCGGGCCCCAGGCTGCAAAGCATCCTGCAGGCCCTCGTGGACGTCATCCTCGGCCAG CGCTCCAACAGGGACACCCGTCTGTTGGCCGGGACCACGGTGTCCATGCTGATCAACACGGCGCCTGACAGCCGAGCGGGCGGAGCGGCGGCCGGCAGCCTGCTGAGGATCTCTGGTTCAG AGCCCTGGCTGCTGACCGTGGGCGTCCTCACTGTGCAATGTGGCTCCCCGGGGCGGGGCGGCCCGGAGCGGCGGGACGGCGTGGAGCGGCTGGCCGTGGCCAGGGGCCTGCTGATGTGCTGCCGGCCAGACATCCTGCTGTCACCCAGCACAGAC GGCTGCCTGTTGCTGGCGGATGTGTTTCCCCTGGTCTGCACTCTGTGCCAGGAGAAGCTTGACTGTCACCACTACGTGTTTGAAG TGCTGGCGCTTTGGTTGAAGAAGGTGAAGGACTGCCTTCCTGCCATCTGGGAGCTGACGGGCGTAAGGCTGCTTCCTGATGGGTCCAGCCTCCAGCAGCGGCTCATTCAGGTCATGTGGAACAACGCAGAGAGCCCA GTTGAGGGCGTGTCGGAGGACGTGCGCGTTGCGTTCcgcctgctgctggagctctATGAGAGGGACTGCCAGCGGTTTGGAGACACAACCAAGAAGCTGTCACTCAGTCTCCTGCAGCGCGTGACCCAGCTGCCCTGGGAGGCCCGGGCCAAGTACCCTCTCCTCTGTGCCCTGATCCCTCACCTGGGCGCTGCTGTG GTGCTGGAACATTACCCAGAGCTCCCAAACCATCTGCTGAAGTGCCTCTCCACCAATCACCTGTCACCGTGCGCATCAGAGCTCCACAAATGTCTGGTCCTGCAGCAGAGGCGGGACCTATGTACAGCCTCACCCGACGCCCCGCCCACTGAGCTGgagctggccaatcagtggGCGAGGCCTTGGCTCCCAGTCCTGCTGGAGGCGCTGAGCTCGGAGTCGACCCTCCTACAGACCAACGCCTCGACCCACCTGCTGCCCGCCACCCTGCAGGCGTTCCCCAGCGCGGTGCACCCCCTCCTGGCCGCCCTGCAGCCCGACACCCCGCAGAACCTCCACGCCTGGGCCCGCGTGCTGGCCGTCCACCGGGCCTCCACGGGCGGCTCCCCCTGGACCCTGCAGGGGGCCTCGGGCCCGCGCAGGCTGCGGCTGGCGCTGGGCTCGGCGGACCACAGGGTACGTATGGCCGCACTGGACCTGCTGTGCTGCAGCCCCAGAAGCAAGGACCCCCCGGGGCCCTTGGAGCTGAGCGCCATGAGGGCCTTCGTCCCCCAGAACCTCAACGGGGAATCCTCCACCTTCCGCCAGCACTTCCAGACGGGGATGCGGCGCTTCCTGGTGCGGATCAGGGACAGCTGCCTGCAGAGCCTCCGGGCACCCAGGGGGAAGgaggccccccaggggggggccCTCGATGGGGGGGGCGTCCTGGAGCAGGGCGTGG ATTTCGTGGAGTGGCTGAGTCTACTGTGCTACTCCTACCTGGCCCAAGGGCACAGCTTCCAGAGGAAGAAGACcgccctgctgctgctctccGCCCTGCTGGAGACCTGCACCGACACCTGGAGCCCCGAGAGGAAGAAGGGCCAGCCCCCAG TGTGCGTGTCGGCTCTGATCAACTGGGCCAGACAGAGGGAGCAATGGGACTTCTTCTGCAGGGCCAAGCTgctcactctgattggctgcttggAGGACTCCACCAAtgag GTCCGCGAGCTCTCCGGCGGCCTGCTGCTGCGGTACTTCCCGGCGGCCTGGCCGGAGGACGTGGCGGCGCTgctgcgggggaggagccggctCCTGCTGTGCAGCCCGCGGGTCCCCCAGGCCCAGACGGGGGCCCTCATGACCAAGGTGCTGCTGCACAA ATGTCCAGACGTCCAGCAGCTGTGGACAGACCACAGCGCGGGCCACAGGGGGACCTCAGGCGTGGTCCAGGATCTGGTCAGAGAACTGGAGCGCCACTACCTCACGGCCAAGGAGGACGTGCTGCTGGGGGCCAGGAGCACGCCGCTGCACG GGGCTCTGAGCACGCTGGAGAGGTGCCTACTGGAGGCTCCCGGCCGTCTGGGGGACATGCTGGACCACggcgtggtggtggagctgctgggCCTGCTGGAGAACATCTCCCTGCTGCTCCTGGGCGTGCTGTACGGAGCACAGGAGAGCCCTCCCCAGGAGAACG gtgACGCCCCGCCCTCCTTCTGCGACATGGGCAACGCCCTGAACACGTTGATCGCCCAGGCATCgcccgggggcggggctggggaggaagaggaggaggacagcatcCTGTTGACTGAGGAGCACGGCCTTATCCTCACCTGCTGCTGGGTCACCCTCAAG GGAGTAGGGATCTTCTTGGGTCTACTTGTGGAGCGACTGCTAGCAGAAGGCAAACCGGAGGCGTGTCTTCTTACAACAGAGGACCTCAAGAGAGGATCCAAAGTGTTCAAGAACATTCTCCTCAAGTGTCGCCACTGG ggggcggtgGAGGGCTGCGGTGCCGGATTCACCCGGTTCTGCGCAGCGCTGTTGACAAGCTGGGATCCAGAGTGGAGGGACATCCCGGAACACATGCTGAGACAG gggctGCAGGTGGTCCGATCGCCCCGCCCCAGCTCGGTGACCCGGCGGGGGGCGGGCCTCCCCATGCTGCTGCTCTGCGTGGCGTCGGCCGAGGAGGCCAACCGCTCGCGGCCCCTCCTATCGCTCAGCGTGGGCACCCTGCTGGACACGGCCCGGGACCCCCTGCCGGCCCACTGGGACCAGACCCTCGACCTCCCCCAG GTGTGCGCGGTGCACACGCTGCAGGCCCTGGTCCGGGGCTCCCTGCTGGGGGGAGCCATGCTGCAGTATGCTTCCGATGTGGCCGTTCTGTCCCTGACGCTGCTGCGCTCGCCGTGCTGGGCCATGAGGAACGCTGCCCTGCAGCTCTACA GCTCCCTGTGCTCGCGGGTGCTGGGCCAGCGGCCGGGCGGCGCCCGGGACGGCCCGGTGCAGCACGGCGCCTCGGCCCCGGCcttcttcctgcagcacggcgCCCTGCAGCCCTTCCTCCTGGGGGAGctgcgggcggcggcgggggaccTGCGGGGCGCGGGGGCCCGGCTCCGCCTGCAGCCCTCGCTCTACCCCATCCTCACCCTGCTGGCCCAGCTGCAGCCCGGGGGCCCGGCGCCCACACG AGACCTGTCGGGCTTCCTGGAGCCGTTGCTGCAGCTGGCGGCCAGTCCCGTCCACAGCGTGAGGACCATGGCGGCCAAGGCCCTGGTGGCCACAGCGTCGCCCGCGGAGCACGGCGCCCTCCTCCTGCAGCTCAGCGCCCGGCTCCCAGTGCGGCCCGCCCGCTGCTGCCACAACCGGCTGCACGGCCAGCTGCTGCAGACACGCGCTCTGCTCGACGCGGCTCTGAGCTCGGCCAG GTACGGTTCCTGTGAACTCGGGGAGGTGTTAAGCCGGATCGAGGCGTCCTATTGGCTGGCGGGCGCGGCCCAGCGCTGCCCCCTGGTGCGAGCGGCCTACCTGGCAGTGGTCAGCACGCTGAGAGCCCAGTGTTCCCCAGCCTTCCTCCACCAGCTCAGCGGCTCGCTGCTGCAGGAGCTAAGTCAACCACAGCCCCGGCTCCAG GTTGGATCGTTGTTCTACCACCAAACCGCCgctcacttcctgtgtgtggacCCAGCGTGGGCGGGCCAGATGTGGCAGGGCTTTCCATCGGCCAGTCCCGACCTGAAGCTCTCATTGGTGACCTGGGTAGCGGAGGGGCGTGGCCTAAGCACAGGCAATTTGCAACTGGTGGTCCTGAGAGTGCTGCAG GCCAACCTGAAGGAGGCGCTGCTGAGCGACTACGTGGAGTACCGGAGGAGCTACCTAGCAGCGCTGGTGGCCGGGATGACCCCGGGGGCCTGGCCCTCTCCGGCCCCTCAGGCTGACCCGgtgcaggaggcggagcttcAGCAGAGTCTGGAGCTGTTGCTAGGAGACCTGGAGGCGCAGAGAGGGGGCCCCGAGCTGCTGTCCCAGGCCCTGTGTGCTGCCAGTGTGCTGCTGGCCCGCAG accTCAGGATCCCACCTCCCGTCGTTGGTGCAGCCTCTTGGAGGGCTACTGTTCTCCAGGGGCCCCTGAGGTCCTGCGGCTCGCCTGCGCTAAAGCCCTGTGTCTGGCTGGGAACCCCCTGATGAGCCCGGCCGGGACAGTGGACCCCGACATCAGCCCCAGGTACCAGGCTGGGACAGTAGACCCCGACATCAGTCCTAG GCTGATCAACACGGGCCTCTATCTGCTGCAGGACCAGAACCAGCAGGTCCGCGTCACGGCGGCCCGCTTCGCCTCCACACTGCGCCACCTCAGcactggaggagcaggaggaggtggaggagcaggaggaggaggagcaggaggaggagcagcagggcaGAGCAGCCTCCATCTCATGCAGGTCAACCAGGAGGTACCTTTCGTCCTGGACTTCCTGTTGGAGAGCTGCTGGGAGCGTCCGGCCACGCTAGGGGTGCTGTTGGGGCACCTGCCCGAGCCGGACCTCCCGTCGGTGCTGAGGGAGGCGCAGGAGAACCG GTGCTCCAGTCTGTACGAGCAGGACGAGGCCAACGTGTTCGCCGAGCCCTCCGTCATGGCGGCCTTCCTGCTGCCCCCGCTGCTACACATGGCAGAGAAATACCCAGCATGCCCGGCGCTGGCAGAGCGCCTGCGGGCGTGGGCCAGCAGGGCCGCGCCCCGGGTCCTGGAAGACCTGGCGGCATGCAGAGCCCTCCGGCCAG GCCACGCCCTGGACGCCGCCTGGCTGGCTGTTCTGACGCACTCCCGTTTCCACGGCGCCCTGTGCGGCCTGTTGGGCAGGGCCgccctgctgctgcggctgcttcagacgacctctgacctccgacccctgGCTGACCCTTTGACCCTGCAGCGCGACGTCCAGGACTTGTTGTGTCTGATGGGTCAGAACGGCCTCCACTTCCCTTCCGCCTTCAGGGAGGCCGTGGCCTGA